DNA sequence from the Gemmatimonadaceae bacterium genome:
GAGGTGGCGGCGGCACTCGACCGTCCCGTGTCTTTCGTCTCGAAGTGCGAGCTTGGCGAGCGTCGGATCGACCCAATAGATCTCGCGACGTTCATGGAGCTCTACGACAAACCATTCGAGTACTTCATCCCAGCCCGGAGGCGCAGGAAGGCCAAGCCCGACGGCTGACCGACCAGCCGGTGGCCTGACGGCGGTCTACCGTGTCTCGAGTCGCAGGATTTTCGCGTTAGGCAGTGCCAGAACGCGTCGTCAAGGGGAGCTCTTCCGTGCGTCCCCAATTGCCGTGATCCAAGCAATGAACTCGCTGTGTCGTAGACGATACCGCCCAAGAATGTCTGCTCGTAATGCGATCAGATCACGGCGAGCAGC
Encoded proteins:
- a CDS encoding helix-turn-helix transcriptional regulator → MARSRRKSAVYEPEYRSLIRRVREARVEAGLTQAEVAAALDRPVSFVSKCELGERRIDPIDLATFMELYDKPFEYFIPARRRRKAKPDG